A stretch of Pelecanus crispus isolate bPelCri1 chromosome 3, bPelCri1.pri, whole genome shotgun sequence DNA encodes these proteins:
- the CITED2 gene encoding cbp/p300-interacting transactivator 2 — protein MADHMMAMNHGRFPDGSGGLHHHPAHRMGMGQFPTPHHHHQQQQPPQQHAFSALMGDHIHYGAGNMNASSGVRHAMGPASVSGGHPAGSMPPPARFSGSQFMAPPVASPGGQLSASMQLQKLNNQYFSHHPYPHSHYMPDLHPGSHQLNGSSQQHFRDCNPKHGGGGGGGGSGLPPAVPHVPAAMLPPNVIDTDFIDEEVLMSLVIEMGLDRIKELPELWLGQNEFDFMTDFVCKQQPSRVSC, from the coding sequence ATGGCAGACCACATGATGGCCATGAACCACGGGCGCTTCCCCGACGGATCCGGCGGGCTTCACCACCACCCCGCGCATCGGATGGGCATGGGGCAGTTTCCCAccccccatcaccaccaccagcagcagcagccgccgcagCAGCACGCCTTCAGCGCCCTGATGGGCGACCATATACATTACGGAGCTGGGAATATGAACGCGAGCAGCGGGGTGAGGCACGCCATGGGGCCGGCGAGCGTGAGCGGAGGGCACCCGGCCGGCAGCatgccgccccccgcccgcttCAGCGGCTCCCAGTTCATGGCCCCCCCCGTCGCCAGCCCGGGAGGGCAGCTGAGCGCCAGCATGCAGCTCCAGAAGCTGAACAACCAGTACTTCAGCCACCACCCCTACCCCCACAGCCACTACATGCCGGACTTGCACCCCGGCAGCCACCAGCTGAacggcagcagccagcagcatttCAGGGACTGCAACCCCAagcacggcggcggcggcggcggcggcggcagcggcttGCCGCCCGCCGTCCCCCACGTCCCCGCGGCAATGCTGCCGCCCAATGTCATAGACACTGACTTCATCGACGAGGAGGTCCTCATGTCCTTAGTCATCGAAATGGGGCTGGATCGCATCAAGGAGCTTCCCGAGCTGTGGTTGGGACAGAACGAGTTTGACTTCATGACAGACTTCGTTTGCAAACAGCAGCCCAGCAGGGTGAGCTGctga